In a genomic window of Hippoglossus stenolepis isolate QCI-W04-F060 chromosome 17, HSTE1.2, whole genome shotgun sequence:
- the prrc2a gene encoding protein PRRC2A isoform X2 has protein sequence MSERSGQTAKGKEGKTKYASLNLFDTYKGKSLETQKPVVPPRHGLQSLGKVASARRMPPPANLPSLKAENKGNDPNVSLVPKDGTGWASKQEQADPKSTDALSAPQPESPQPVASQTPAPTRPRTPPASEALAPASTQAVGARSWAQASVTPGTQGDGGRVSNQQSPFSREEFPTLQAAGDQDKAGKEQGTADQWYGPGPSLRPQNVTSWRDGGGRALAPTMPGEGAAEGGTGGAMVMDGTAGVPLPNSQTLGPPRNPAGNPALPLPQPPVGPGFPQYRGIMPPFMYPPYLPFPAPYGPQGPYRYPQPGEGPPPRFSRGQGGPDSRSQGGQREPGGEVVKRPPILKQDDLKELDELDHDGDEGWAGAHEEIDYSAKLKFSDDEGEEEAEEEGAEGKNDQCELSKSQEGPSATSRSRSSDSGGDTRRTPPSNTDNGPQPPSGKPGRAEEGGSGRGGQGAPSNYQGRRPGLGGPREQPSPPPGPLLGQGPYSFYRQDRSHNQGAPVGPGKPGTTQHQPAAGGPTPPTQPSAQGEDEDETWRQRRKQSSSEISAAVERARRRREEEERRMEEERRAACAEKLKRLDEKQQQQQGSNTGGGGSSSQTPSLDGNSTAATAGSPSPSISASASSPNISQPPSPCVDPEEAPVLVVQPGSSPGVGERQRASSNSSYDSNADAQPCPQPAVSQPQQPTLDVPLPEESKEETIGVPHIRAGSGTERGIDPVKIENIGGTAGRQAGGPTGQGYSKYQKSLPPRFQRQQQEQLLKQQQQWQQQQQHSQASQSQLSPQPQPPQGPSPGSTPQPGPGPKQGGPMYQPTNMVRPPPLPMNFDPRWMMMPYMDPRMMQGRPPPMDYYSAGMHPSGLIGRERSDSGGSGSDPFDRQQQHPGHPHRGTPPMDPKLAWGPEVFPGGVEGRGLTSPLRQKQALEDDDVAKGPRSDTPPHRMREGGLGPIQQPSSNSGTSNQTPPPVGTQVGTQGGSHHPHHYMGARGNYSNFADQGARMTPHQQQQRANERGSQPHGFTHQDEGPPRGSQQGQVWGAQHPHYDRNGRADLPPVESNSHLHHHHGHHSQQPHFPPHTHKPESNRDRVVETTAKKTDSSPPLHQPSLSSSCSSSSSSTSAREDGSVKAALHHHPSQREGEAGIGHSLSERSNSGNAGSSGHVKQEKSGPAYAPHSSVASSPPPAHHGSHTQQQQQQQHHQQQQQHQHHHQQQQQQQHHHPHPHPKANQRGGREHKTETQWGPRPGGGSMGGGSNHGRRANHAGGGNHSRGGDDSSHIPSDHKSSNQTGGNKRAGPIKKPVLKEMKREGGEVDGGEKTNPGFTKDKEQDGGQLSSIKQEASQNTSAPSKDETVQTAKPRNGGKERSTGGGGGGSGRGPKDADINSSGFSGSSRRDRDRSFEQGGNTPHNHGIPAKGNRAGRGRGGEFYGRGRGYRGTYTASAGPTAASRGRMSGRSGRDYRSSVGGGHHQESKGEGPGGRHGQDRSHHNPARARNRSETRSEGSEYEEIPKRRRERGSETGSESGASEPGQSDKDDNQKPSTKNGSNNANTTGSGPMSSAPPRGSQARVFTPRGVPSRRGRGGGSGGGNIYRSSGNVGGPPGGHRVGNSSGSHGGSSKSSASGRKQQGPPQSSGPKDLGRGGNGGEKKDKIADASQAQTQGTNPPQPSLPSTTPATLSSTENGGVVAPQATTNPTSNPGGPNALPPPDNHGFPPSGFERPPRRRRHGRSQHQQDKPPRFRRLKERENAARINGGVGVIGGGRPSSPSLNSVQDSNGAPISAPMTGNSQNANHNATVTPNNNSGGGPIGNSNSHHHHHYNQGNAGTTHPQHHHSHGAKSPDFTNQNSDQANEEWETASESSDFTEFRDREGGGGGKSFSSHHHHHMGRGGGGSGGGGVVERDMAGKEPAANKRSFSSQRPGMERQNRRVNPGGGGGGGRGPRGPPGGGSGGPGNGGGNRGEKRGNWPSPKNRK, from the exons ATGTCAGAGCGCTCTGGGCAAACTGCAAAGGGGAAGGAAGGCAAAACCAAGTATGCGTCTCTCAACCTGTTTGATACATACAAAGGAAAGAGCCTTGAAACACAAAAGCCTGTTG TTCCCCCCCGCCATGGCCTGCAATCTCTTGGTAAAGTTGCCTCCGCACGGCGTATGCCACCCCCTGCCAACCTGCCCAGTCTGAAGGCAGAGAACAAAGGCAACGACCCCAACGTCTCGCTCGTTCCCAAAGACGGCACAGGATGGGCAAGCAAACAGGAACAAGCAGACCCAAAGAG tacCGATGCCTTGTCAGCACCGCAGCCGGAATCGCCGCAGCCTGTGGCTTCACAGACACCTGCACCGACCCGCCCGAGAACCCCGCCAGCTTCAGAG GCTCTGGCCCCAGCTTCAACCCAGGCCGTAGGGGCAAGGTCCTGGGCACAGGCCAGTGTTACACCTGGAACACAAGGGGATG GTGGAAGGGTATCAAACCAACAGTCGCCATTCTCTCGCGAGGAATTTCCCACCCTGCAGGCGGCTGGCGACCAGGACAAAGCTGGCAAAGAACAGGGCACTGCAGATCAGTGGTATGGGCCCGGACCAAGCCTCCGCCCCCAGA ACGTTACAAGCTGGCGGGACGGTGGGGGCCGAGCCCTGGCACCCACCATGCCTGGGGAGGGGGCAGCGGAGGGTGGCACTGGTGGGGCTATGGTGATGGATGGGACAGCTGGGGTCCCCCTTCCAAACTCCCAGACCCTCGGGCCACCTAGGAACCCTGCAGGCAACCCCGCCTTGCCTCTGCCCCAGCCCCCTGTGGGGCCTGGGTTCCCCCAATATCGAGGAATCATGCCTCCCTTC ATGTATCCTCCATATCTGCCCTTCCCAGCCCCTTATGGCCCTCAAGGGCCCTACAGGTACCCGCAACCTGGGGAAGGGCCTCCTCCAAG GTTCTCTCGTGGACAAGGTGGTCCAGACAGCAGGTCTCAGGGTGGCCAGCGAGAACCAGGTGGAGAGGTGGTGAAGCGACCACCCATCCTAAAGCAGGATGACCTGAAGGAGCTTGATGAGCTGGACCACGACGGAGATGAGGGCTGGGCAG GAGCTCATGAGGAAATTGATTACTCTGCCAAGTTGAAGTTTagtgatgatgaaggagaagaagaggcagaagaggagggagctgaGGGCAAGAACGACCAATG TGAGCTGTCGAAGTCCCAGGAAGGCCCCTCTGCAACCTCTCGTTCTCGATCCTCGGACAGTGGAGGAGACACCCGCCGCACCCCTCCCTCTAATACTGACAATGGCCCCCAACCTCCCTCCGGCAAGCCAGGAAGGGCCGAGGAGGGAGGCAGTGGCCGGGGTGGCCAGGGAGCACCCTCCAACTACCAG GGGCGCAGGCCTGGATTGGGTGGTCCCCGGGAGCAGCCCTCCCCCCCACCTGGGCCGCTCCTCGGACAAGGGCCCTACTCCTTTTACCGACAG GACCGGTCCCACAACCAGGGTGCTCCTGTAGGCCCTGGGAAACCTGGCACCACCCAGCATCAGCCTGCAGCAGGGGGCCCAACTCCTCCTACCCAGCCATCCGCCCagggggaggatgaggatgagacaTGGCGTCAGCGCAGAAAGCAGTCCTCCTCTGAGATCTCTGCTGCCGTAGAGCGAGCACGTCGCCGGCGTGAGGAGGAAGAACgtaggatggaggaggagagacgtgCAGCCTGTGCCGAGAAGCTTAAGAGGCTGGATGagaagcagcaacagcagcaaggCAGCAACACGGGAGGTGGTGGTAGCAGCAGTCAAACCCCCAGCCTTGATGGAAACTCAACTGCTGCCACAGCAGGCAGCCCAAGTCCATCTATTTCAGCATCTGCCTCCTCCCCCAACATCAGCCAGCCACCGTCCCCTTGTGTGGACCCTGAGGAGGCTCCAGTGCTGGTTGTCCAACCAGGGTCCAGTCCTGGAGTGGGTGAGAGACAGCGagccagcagcaacagcagctatGACTCCAATGCAG ATGCACAACCCTGTCCTCAGCCAGCTGTGTCACAGCCTCAGCAGCCCACACTGGACGTACCTCTGCCAGAAGAGAGTAAGGAAGAGACCATTGGTGTTCCTCACATTCGTGCAGGAAGTGGAACTGAAAGAGGAATTGACCCAGTGAAGATTGAGAATATCGGAGGGACAGCAGGTCGTCAAGCTGGTGGTCCTACTGGTCAGGGTTACTCAAAGTACCAGAAGTCTCTCCCACCTCGAtttcagaggcagcagcag GAACAgctcctgaagcagcagcagcagtggcagcagcaacagcagcataGCCAGGCATCACAAAGCCAGCTGTCTCCTCAGCCGCAGCCTCCACAGGGTCCTTCACCGGGTTCAACGCCGCAGCCAGGACCTGGACCCAAGCAGGGTGGACCCATGTATCAGCCTACCAATATGGTTCGACCCCCACCCCTGCCAATGAATTTTGACCCACGGTGGATGATGATGCCCTATATGGACCCACGCATGATGCAGGGTCGCCCTCCACCCATGGACTACTATTCAGCTGGCATGCATCCATCTG GGCTCATTGGGCGTGAGCGGTCTGATTCAGGGGGATCTGGCTCAGACCCCTTTGACAGGCAACAGCAGCATCCAGGGCACCCTCACCGGGGGACCCCCCCTATGGATCCCAAACTGGCCTGGGGGCCAGAGGTATTCCCTGGCGGAGTGGAAGGTCGTGGGCTAACCTCTCCACTGAGGCAGAAGCAGGCATTGGAGGACGATGATGTGGCCAAAGGTCCCAG GAGTGACACTCCTCCACACCGCATGCGAGAGGGTGGGTTGGGACCCATCCAGCAGCCCAGCTCCAACTCTGGGACATCCAATCAGACCCCTCCTCCTGTTGGCACTCAAGTGGGCACCCAAGGAGGCAGCCACCATCCTCATCACTACATGGGTGCCCGGGGCAACTATAGCAACTTTGCTGACCAGGGTGCAAGGATGACCCCCCACCAACAGCAACAGAGGGCGAATGAGAGGGGAAGCCAGCCACATGGCTTCACCCACCAGGATGAGGGGCCTCCCCGTGGATCTCAGCAGGGCCAGGTATGGGGAGCCCAACACCCGCACTATGATCGCAATGGTCGTGCAGACCTCCCTCCTGTTGAAAGCAActctcacctccaccaccatcacgGCCACCACTCTCAGCAGCCTCActtccccccccacacccaTAAGCCTGAGAGCAACCGTGACCGGGTTGTTGAGACCACTGCTAAGAAGACCgactcctctccccctctccaccAACCTTCCCTCTCATCTTCctgctcttcttcatcctcctccacttctGCAAGGGAAGATGGGAGTGTGAAAGCTGCTCTGCATCATCACCCATCTCAGAGAGAGGGTGAGGCTGGCATCGGGCACAGTCTTAGTGAAAGGAGCAACAGTGGTAATGCTGGTAGTAGCGGTCATGTGAAACAGGAGAAATCAGGCCCAGCATATGCTCCGCATTCCTCAGTGGCCTCCAGTCCACCTCCCGCTCATCACGGCAGTCatacgcagcagcagcagcagcagcagcaccaccagcagcagcagcagcaccagcaccaccaccagcagcagcagcagcagcagcaccaccatcCCCATCCACATCCTAAAGCAAACCAAAGAGGGGGACGAGAGCATAAGACAGAGACCCAGTGGGGCCCACGGCCAGGTGGCGGCAGTATGGGTGGGGGCTCCAATCATGGCAGGAGGGCCAATCATGCTGGAGGTGGGAACCACTCCCGTGGAGGGGACGACTCCTCCCACATTCCCTCAGACCACAAATCCTCCAATCAGACAGGGGGCAACAAGAGAGCTGGCCCCATCAAGAAGCCGGTGCTGaaggaaatgaagagagagggaggggaagttgatggaggagaaaaaacaaacccagGCTTTACGAAAGATAAAGAGCAAGATGGCGGACAACTGTCCTCCATTAAGCAGGAAGCCTCCCAGAACACATCAGCACCATCTAAGGATGAGACTGTCCAAACAGCCAAACCCAGGAATGGAGGAAAAGAACGATccacaggaggaggtgggggagggtcAGGTAGAGGGCCCAAAGATGCAGACATCAACTCCTCAGGATTTTCAGGGTCTTCAAGAAGGGACAGAGACCGCTCCTTTGAACAAGGAGGCAACACCCCCCATAACCATGGAATTCCTGCTAAAGGCAACAGAGCTGGTCGCGGACGAGGGGGAGAGTTCTATGGGCGTGGACGTGGTTATCGTGGCACCTACACGGCCAGTGCTGGGCCCACTGCTGCCAGTCGTGGAAGAATGAGCGGCAGGAGCGGCAGAGACTACCGCTCATCTGTTGGTGGTGGCCACCACCAGGAGTCCAAGGGTGAGGGGCCTGGTGGCAGGCACGGTCAGGATCGTTCCCACCATAATCCAGCCAGGGCCAGGAACCGAAGTGAAACACGGAGTGAGGGTTCAGAGTATGAGGAAATCCCAAAGAGACGGAGGGAGCGAGGTTCAGAGACTGGCAGTGAGAGTGGTGCAAGTGAACCCGGCCAATCAGACAAGGACGACAACCAGAAACCCAGCACCAAGAATGGCTCCAATAATGCCAACACCACTGGAAGTGGCCCCATGTCATCTGCACCACCCAGAGGTTCACAGGCCCGGGTCTTCACCCCCAGGGGTGTACCCTCTAGGAGGGGCAGGGGTGGAGgtagtggaggaggaaacatctACAGGAGTAGTGGCAATGTTGGAGGACCACCGGGAGGACACAGAGTTGGAAACAGCTCAGGTTCTCATGGTGGGTCCTCAAAGTCATCAGCATCAGGCCGGAAACAGCAAGGTCCGCCGCAAAGCTCTGGGCCCAAAGACCTGGGCCGGGGAGGAAATGGTGGAGAAAAGAAGGACAAGATAGCTGATGCAAGTCAAGCTCAAACTCAGGGGACCAATCCCCCTCAGCCATCTTTACCTTCCACAACTCCTGCCACATTAAGTTCCACTGAAAATGGAGGGGTTGTGGCTCCACAAGCTACAACCAACCCTACATCAAACCCTGGTGGGCCAAATGCGCTCCCTCCTCCTGATAACCATGGGTTCCCTCCCAGTGGGTTTGAGCGACCCCCTAGACGCCGCCGTCATGGtcgttcacagcatcagcaGGACAAGCCGCCTCGCTTCCGGAGACTGAAGGAGCGAGAGAATGCTGCACGAATCAACGGAGGAGTTGGGGTCATCGGTGGTGGAAGGCCCTCATCGCCTTCCCTGAATTCAGTTCAGGACAGTAATGGAGCCCCCATCTCAGCTCCCATGACGGGCAATTCCCAAAATGCTAACCACAATGCCACAGTAACTCCCAACAATAACAGTGGCGGAGGGCCTATTGGTAACTCAAACagtcaccaccatcaccactaCAACCAGGGCAATGCTGGGACAACCCACCCCCAGCACCACCACAGCCATGGAGCAAAGTCCCCTGACTTCACCAACCAGAACTCCGACCAGGCCAACGAGGAGTGGGAGACGGCCTCCGAGAGCAGCGACTTCACGGAGTtcagagacagggagggaggaggaggggggaagtCATTTTCCtctcaccatcaccatcacatgggaaggggaggagggggcagcggaggaggaggtgtggtcGAGCGAGATATGGCGGGAAAAGAGCCTGCAGCGAATAAAAGAAGCTTCTCCAGCCAGCGTCCTGGCATGGAGCGACAGAACCGGAGGGTCAACCCtggaggcggaggaggcggcggcAGAGGCCCACGTGGCCCACCTGGTGGTGGCTCTGGCGGGCCTGGTAACGGAGGTGGCAACCGCGGGGAGAAGCGTGGCAACTGGCCCTCCCCGAAAAATAGGAAATGA